TTGACATGAAAACGTCCTCACACGGGAGTCCCTGggagtgggaagcagcagccctgctgtgagaCCGTTTATCGAGCACTTCTGAAATCTCCCATCCGCGGGCCGGCCACCCTCGCGTCCCGGACAACTCCCCCGCCTCCGCCGGCAGCATCGGGGGATTTCGGGTGTCAGGGCTAAGAGCAGCATGGTGCCCCGAGGGAAAGAAACGGGGAGAGCCGGCAGCCCGGTCTCGCCGGAAGCAAGCCCACGTGTGACCGCAGCTCCGGATATGGTCCCGTTTCTAGGACTGCCCTTGGTTCCAGGGGCTCCGATCGTCTTTGTCGCGCGTGGAGTGCAGATGTCTGAGCTCCGGGTCAGATGCTGCCTCATCGCTTCGCCCCCAGCTGCTCGAAAGCGAAAAGGCAGAGTTGTCGGTGGAAGGGCTGCCCCCCGCCCTAGGCAGAGCAAGGGGTCGGGGGGACCGCGGGGTGGGTCCTCGGATTCGTGTCCGCCCCACGGGTACGGCCCGGCGCCGGTGAGGGGGGGCGGAAATTTGCCCCAAGGTTTATCCCGGCTTCGTTCAGCCACGGGTGAAGGGAATCGTTTCTTCGCGCAGCTCAGGAGTCGGAGTGGGCCGGGAGAAGTCCGCAGCCGAACCAGGCGGCGAGGATAATCGGGAATTCGGAGACAGCCGCAAAGGTGCGGGGGATGTGTCCATGCACACAGGGAGCTCGCGTGGAATGGGGCTGCGGGCTGTGCTTTGCCCTGCGTAGTGGTAGCCACGATCAGTCGGGCTGCGAGATGCTACTCCCGGGACACGAAGTGTGGCCCGGCCGTGGGATCAATTCGGCAACCAGCAGACGCTGAGACTCTGCGGAGGGGACGACTCGCTCTGACCCCACTTCCCTCCACGGTCTCAGCGTTGGGCTACTGTCATGTCgcccaggagaaggggacacgcGGGGGCACGACCATGGTGCAGTTGGGTTTCCCACTGGCACCGACATCCTCGACCACCTGGGGAACCGGACAGGACCAGGAGCTGGGCCAGAACCTCACGGTGCGGGTACGGGTGTCCGTGGGATTTAAAACCTTCTGAAACACGGTCACTGGAGCGCACGGGAAGATCGGGGAAAGAGCTCGGCTGCTGCGCTGGGATCGATCGTGGCGGCGCTTGGGTTGCAGCCAGCTGCCCCCCCGCTTCGCCGCCGTTCCCGGCTCAGCTGCGTTCGGACACGCGTGCTCGCCTCGCAGCCCCCACGCTCGGCCCCGGGATGGGTAGTAGCCCCCCGGTTTCGTTGCAAAGCTCACAGCCGTAGAAACGCCCCGCACAGAGAGAAACGAGGGGGGAGACATGCTGTCTGCCCCGTGGGGCCCGGCTGAGCCCCGGCATGCTCATCACACGAGTGCAGACTCGGGGAGCGGAGATCCGGCGGCTGAGGGGCAGATGCGGTGTCAAATGGAGTGCGAACGGGGTTTGCCACGGTGTCACATGCGTTCGCCCGGCCGGAACCGTCCCTGAGTACTTGCCGAGTCCCGGGACCCTCGGGGCAGGGCTTGGCCCTGCCGGGGCCGGCGGAGGCAGAGGGTACGCGGCGGCGAGCGGCACCCCCGAGCCCAGCGTACGTGGGGAGCCCCAGCATCTTCTGCCGTTGACCTCGGAACCGTGGAGGTCGGCCTGTGACCGGGGTCCTCTCCTGCTCCCAGTAGCCTGGCCAGTCGTCCGGGAGGGCCCCCCCCGTCAGCGTCCTTAACACCCGGCCCAGTGGTCCCCGGTTCCCCTCCGGCAGCTGGAGGAACTTCCCTGGGAGAGCAGGAGACGGTCCCGCCCGCCGCAGCCTTGTCCCGCGGCGCCGGGTCGGCTTCGTCCCTCTTCTCCTTCCGGGCCAAGACCCCTACAAGTGGCCGTACCGCCAGTCGTGGTTCGCTCACGGCCCGGGGGCTTCTTCTGGGTCCCCACGCAGCGGGGGTCCCTCCCCGCTGCTTTCCTCGCGCCGTTCTCGTTTGCGTCTCTCTTGCTCCggttcccctccctccccctttcaCGGACACCCCAGCATTGTGCGGATCTCACGCGGGTCCAGGCGGCGAAGGGAACGCTTCCCTCCacgcaggagccagcagagccagggactCTCTCCTTAACCTTCCCCGCGCGTGGCCGTGGGGTTCCACGGAGCTCCACTCAGGCGATGACTAGAGGCGGCTGCTCAGCCGGGACCTCCGTGGTCTTTCAGGGCTACCCGGTGCGGGAAGGTTCGGCTCTGATCAGCTGTTTCCACCTGCACCGGGATGCCAGGGCAAGCGCAGGGCATGCGCGTGTTACTGCGAGCTGCAACAGCCCTATGGCCACGGACACTCGGGAGTCCTAAGCAGAGGACGAGGCTGCGGTGCCGGTATCGCTGGGCCCGGAAGAACGATCTCCCGACCACCTCCGGGACAGGATTTTTACCGTCTGCCCCTGGGTCTGCTACAAGGCATCTTCCAGGCAGCGGGATTCACGGCAATTCACGATCTGTGGCCGTGACCCGCTTTAATTAACAATGATTAATTCGTTATTAACGAAAAACTCCCCGGGACGTCTCTGTCCGGGGACTGGAAGGGCGCGGGGGATGCGCTTCCCTCGCCCGGCTCCTCCGCACCAGCCCCGTGCCACGCAAAACCCGCGGAGTGCAGAGTTGGAGTTGTGGAGCCAGAAGCCCACGGGAACCGCGTCGTGGAAGTGTCCTATCTCCTCCCTTGAGCGCAGATTCACCTCGGTCAGTGGCAGCGGGAGGAGGGCTTTGCCCATGGAGACCCGATCCATAAAGGGCTAGGACCTCCACTAGTGTTCCCACCCAGCTGGAGGACAATTGGTGCTTTGGTGTCGCCCATTGGAGGAAGGCTCCGTTGCGGCAGGCAGGAGCCCACGGGAGACAACGATCTCCAGGGCGGGGACAATGCTGGTGTCATCCAGTCCCTGTTCCAGGTCCCAGAGTCCGTGGTTCGCCCCATGTGGGGTCCcgggctgggagggaggaaagaaccCCCACGATGGAGATGGACTTGCAGTCGTCCCCGCCTCGGGTGACCCAGCGCCCCTGTCAGCAAACTGGAGTCAGATCGGAGTTCCGGGGCAAAGCACTTAAGGTTCCATTTACTGAAGAGCACTCACATACGCATCTTCGTTGTTAGATCCGCAGTGGGCTCTCCCACGCGTGATCGCGACGGCGGTCGAGACCCTGAACCCCGAGTCAAAGCAGCCACATGATCTCCTTtaccagagagcagccacagccgtATATTGAGAGTTAGACCCAGCGTGGGCTTTCCCACGGGTGATCACGACGGCCATCTATACACACTCCTCCGTAGCAGCGGAGCGAGTAGTGGGACGCGCGAGGCAGAACTGGAGAAAGGACACCCCCCAGCCGCTATCGTTTTCCTCAGCCACGGGGACGGGGCGAACGGTGACGCCTCCTGGGAGCTTCTTTGTGCTCCCCCCAAATcggtacccctggagagaggggTGTGTGGCTTGGAGGGGCGTGTCTGGGCGTGTCCAAGGGGCGTGTGTCCCCCCTCCCACCGCGTCCCGCCCCGTCGCTCATTGAGGACGCGACGCACGTCGGGGCTGGGCGGGCCGGTGGCGTGAGCCAATGCGGTTCGGGCGGAATATTCCAACAACGAGGGGGGggggtgttaaaaaaaaaaggaggaggaacgGAGAAGGGGGGGTGCCGCGGCGCTGACGTCAGCGGGCGGAGTATTATGGTCTGGGCTGCGCTGGCGGCTGCCTCTGTGCTGCGTAAACATGGAGCTCTCGGCCGTCGGGGAGCGAGTCTTCGCGGCCGAGGCCCTGCTAAAGCGCCGCATCCGCAAAGTAAGTGCCCCCCCCCGCCACCTTATCACCGCCTCCGCGAACCTCCATCTCCCCCCCTACGCCGCGACTCTTCCTTCCCCCACAACCCTTTACAccgggccccgccgccgccagcCCCGGCCCGGTTGCGGCTGGGCGGCTCTTTCTCCCCGCCGCATGCCCGTGCTCTCGGgcgtgctctgctgctgcccgctCACCCCCCCCCTACACCCCGGCCTTTTTAATCTCCTTTTTTTGCAATCACGGTTGCAGTATTTGTAATGCAATCCCCTCTCCTCGCGTGTTTGCACCCCCCGTGTTTTCTTGCACGCGTGGAATTGCGGGTCATACCTTTTGTTGCGGGCGTTTATCGCGGTTTTCCCTCCATGCATATTtatgttttatttcttctcccACCCCCTTCCACCTCTTTGCATCTGCAGGGGCGGATGGAATATCTGGTCAAATGGAAGGGCTGGTCTCAGAAGTAAGTCGGCCTTTGGGCCATAGTCTGCTGGGGGGGGGAACCGGAGCTGTCTGTTTGCAACCCTGCACTCCCATTGTAGCAGAAAGGGGACTTGGGGCCTTTCCTTTATGCCCCTTATTTTTAAATGTTACTTAGTATTTTCCCACTTCGGCTCCTTacactcttcctcctctcttgtgcctccccccccccgccttcaGGTACAGCACTTGGGAACCCGAGGAGAACATCCTAGATGCCCGGCTGCTCGCAGCCTTTGAGGAGAGGTACAAGGCCTTTGCTTAGCTGTAGCTGTTGCGCTTGTAAAGATGTGGCTGTCTTGTAGCTATGCTGAATTGAAGCTTTGGTTCTtttaacacctctagggagcGAGAAATGGAGCTATATGGGCCCAAAAAGCGaggccccaaacccaaaaccttccTGCTAAAGGTaaggtggctgcagccctgcacgcGCCGGTGCCGTAGCGGGGAGTGGGgatccctctccagcccccaAGGGTGCTCCTTGAAGAGGGGTCTCCTTGTCTCCTAAGGTGTGATTACGCAGCTAGCTGGCAGGATAATCAAGTCATCGGgtgatttgtcttttttttgcaggcccaggcaaaagcaaaagccaaAACCTATGAATTCCGCAGTGACTCTTCCCGGGGAATCCGGGTGCCGTATCCTGGCAGGtctccccaggagctgggctcCACGTCCCGGGCTAGGGAAGGACTGAGAAACATAGCTCTGCCCccacagggcagctccagcaccagcacccccaaggcagATGGCATCCGGGACCGGGTGATTCGtgtggaggagaaacctgggGAGACCCCCAAAAAGAGAGGCCCAAAGCCCCGGAAAGAGCTTTACAAGGACCTGGCGGAGACTCTGGACGCCTCCAAGAGGAAACTGGGGGACCCAGGGGACAAGGTGGGAGACTACCTGAAGGCCAGGAAGAtggaggaggcagctgcaggggcgGCCAAGTTTGGTTCAGGACACAGTGTCATCCAGCTGGCCCGGCGACAGGACCCTGACCTCCCCGGCACCCTGCCCGGCCCCAACCGAGCTGAGGTGGGTGCcaagctgggagctgctgagacCTACCCTCCACGGTTGGCCAAGCACCGGGCAGACTTTCTGGACCCCAAGGGGCAAGGGGGGCTGGATCCTGGCGGGCCCAAGCTCCTGCACAGCACGGTGAGCCCAGgtggtgtgggcagcctgtaccgTGATGGTGTGGGGGGCCAGGCGGGGCGACCTTCCCTCATCGCCAGGATCCCTGTCTCCAGGATCCTGGGGGACCCGGAGGAGGAATCCTGGAGCCCCTCTCTCAACAACCTGGAGAAGGTGGTGGTAACTGATGTGACCTCTAACTTTTTGACCGTCACCATCAAGGAGAGCAGCACGGACCAAGGATTCTTTAAAGAGAAGCGATGAGTTTgttggaggtggtgctgggatTTTCTTCACTCAGATCCAGACAAAAGCTTGGTTAGAGCTTGgtgggccttttttttttaaaaattttattttatttttccttttattttccttttcttttttgattttcttttcttttttatttttttctgatccTGGAGAGGATTTAGAAACTCTCCtaaattcattcattcattttaattttaatcttttatttttttcccacgTCTTACATTTCGTTGGAAAGATTATCTCTAGAGTTATATTTTCTATTAGATGTAAATATgttatttaagaaaaaaaaatgcttatatatatatctatatatatatttcaacTCTGAGTTGTTTTATTTAAATGGAGACAACAGTTGACTGCTCAGTTGCTCTTAGAAAGGACAATAAAACTGAGAACTAGCAGAGTTCATGCATCTGTTGCAGGAGGCGGTGTACATAACGATGTTCATAGCTAATCATGttctgttttttgttgttgtttgggcttggttttgttttgtttggtttgttttttttaaactggtGTTTTTCATATGATGCTATGGATGGTAGAGGGGGAAAGTGttacaccaccccccccccccttcccctctcagaGGGCGAAGGTTCCCTCATTTCTTGATTGTGATTTTTAAGGTGTTGCTTGTACAATCAAGTGTGCTGTATCCAGAACTGTTGCCCTTGACAGCTGAACTAAGCACTTGAATTTACAGTGTTGTTGGGGAGGGGGCGTTTCCAGtcttaaaaacaacaaaataataaataacCTTGTTACAGAGTTGGGGTGgggagtgtggggggggggaggcagaaATCCATCAAAAGGTTAAAAGCGTTCTAAGGGGAGTATTAACTTGAATTACCTTTTCTTTGCGAAGGAAGGGGAGGTTTGCGTGTGTAAAGGTTCCTGAGAGGGGTGATACTGAAATGCACTTTATAATAGAGTTGTCGTAGCAAATTGTGGGAGATAGGACTGAGCTGagaatctgttttctttttttttttttttgggtctgGTTGCTTGATTCTGATCCCCCACACACTAAGAAAGAGTCAAAAATCTTAACAAAACCCCCCTCTGTTTACATTCCTGAAATGCCAGAGAGGTTTGGGAGGGTAGCATGTCACTACCCATATTTAGAGGCTTTATACTGCTATAGAAAGTgggtgatgatgatggtgattaTTTTAAaccactcccctcccccccccccaaaatacaATTTGCTTCATGCTGTTGGAAGACTCCAGATAGTGTTTTGTAATATCCACATTTTTGCCAAAACCCAGAGCCACCTTTATGCATTCAGAGACAATTAATATTTccctttatatatattttttttttaaggctagTTAAACAATAGCCAAAAGGTGAAATATTCCTCTGTGCCTCGAGTGGCTTtctctggttgattctctggtgCTCTTTCTCCTGGCTTTGGAGGACCCTGATTGTTTTCTTCCTGGGCTTGGCTAGGGCatggttgtggggttttgtggCTCTGGACAAAGTGCAGCAGGAGTGAGCTGTGGGGTGAACGTGGtgggctgcagccctttgctctgcttgctcctcctcccccagcttgGTTGAAGCCTGACCTGGGTGGGGAAGGGGCCCTTCCCCTGAGTTGTGATTTTGGTTGAGGTGGAGCAGGTGTCCCCATCCTGATATGTTGGGCTGAGCATCTCTCTGGGTTAGAAAGCACAaatctggctagggctgggccaGGTCATCTTCATCTTTCTGAAACGAGCTCCCAAAGGTTCCTGGTATTTGGGGAGGGGAGCTTTACGGGGGGTGACAgcactggggagctgctgggctgaaaAGGGTGATGGGGCAAAGAGCAACCCTCCACTGTTGGGCCCATCTGCGGCTCCACCTTGCTTGGTCCCATTCCCTGTGCTTGTTTTGGGATCTCTGTCAGATGGCCTGGCAGGACGATGCTCTATTGACTGTACAAAGGGAGCCATGTCTGTGAGGTCTGTTGTtacttttggtttggttttctttcttttatttcatttttttttaggcATATTTTGTAAAATTAGAGATTTTTAACTTGGTTTGTACAAAGAACCAATGTGTTGGTTTcagtgctggtgccaggggCCGCCAACAAAGTACATGCCTGTTGTCAGAGGAATGATGATGGGATGGAGCTGCCCATCTTTTCCCGGGGCTGTTGGATGCCTCCCGttggggaagagcctggagtCGTCTGTGCTCCTGCCAGGAGACAGTTGGGAGGATTTGGTGTGCTCTTCTCTGGCCCTGTGTATCTGTGTGCGTCTTGACACACACCTCTATGGAGCAAACCATACATGTGggtgtatatgtgtgtatgtatatagcGACGTATATACTGAGTGTGCGTgcgtgggggtgtgtgtgtgcgtgtgaaTTATTTAAATCTAAGACTTGTACAAAACCAAGATTTGGCTAAATCTCAGTCTCAGAAGTGAAGCTTAACTACGTGTCTTCTGCCAGCCGTGAATGTCCATGAGACCTGCTTTTTATGTGAGTTTAAATATATACTTTGTAAATAGAAACGGCTCTGTCTTCCTTTTGTGACCTCTGGGGGAagggagcgggggggggggggtcgggCCCGGAGCATCGCGGGGTGAGCGGTGGGGCCCGGAAAGGGCGTGCGGTCGCGCATCCCTCATTCCTTCCATATTCGCATCGCCTCCGGGAGCCGCGGCTGTGCGAGACCAGCACCTGACGGGGCGGGAGGAGTCTGGGCTGCCCACGGGGAGAGTTGGGACGGTACCTTCcggggctcctgctgctgcccagattGGGCGACGGGTGCGGTTCCGCTCGCAGAGCAGCCCCGGGGGTGACGCTTTGCCTCCTGGGTACCGGTCCCGGCTCTGGGGCCGCCGTTCCAAATTTCCGACGGGGCGGGCAGCGCGGCGGGGGGTGCGGGCCGGGGCGCGGCAAGCCCGGCGTTTGGATTCAGATCTGCCCCCGGGGCG
This is a stretch of genomic DNA from Pogoniulus pusillus isolate bPogPus1 chromosome 11, bPogPus1.pri, whole genome shotgun sequence. It encodes these proteins:
- the CBX8 gene encoding chromobox protein homolog 8 isoform X2, which produces MELSAVGERVFAAEALLKRRIRKGRMEYLVKWKGWSQKYSTWEPEENILDARLLAAFEEREREMELYGPKKRGPKPKTFLLKAQAKAKAKTYEFRSDSSRGIRVPYPGRSPQELGSTSRAREGLRNIALPPQGSSSTSTPKADGIRDRVIRVEEKPGETPKKRGPKPRKELYKDLAETLDASKRKLGDPGDKVGDYLKARKMEEAAAGAAKFGSGHSVIQLARRQDPDLPGTLPGPNRAEVGAKLGAAETYPPRLAKHRADFLDPKGQGGLDPGGPKLLHSTVSPGGVGSLYRDGVGGQAGRPSLIARIPVSRILGDPEEESWSPSLNNLEKVVVTDVTSNFLTVTIKESSTDQGFFKEKR
- the CBX8 gene encoding chromobox protein homolog 8 isoform X1, with protein sequence MELSAVGERVFAAEALLKRRIRKGRMEYLVKWKGWSQKYSTWEPEENILDARLLAAFEESFGSFNTSREREMELYGPKKRGPKPKTFLLKAQAKAKAKTYEFRSDSSRGIRVPYPGRSPQELGSTSRAREGLRNIALPPQGSSSTSTPKADGIRDRVIRVEEKPGETPKKRGPKPRKELYKDLAETLDASKRKLGDPGDKVGDYLKARKMEEAAAGAAKFGSGHSVIQLARRQDPDLPGTLPGPNRAEVGAKLGAAETYPPRLAKHRADFLDPKGQGGLDPGGPKLLHSTVSPGGVGSLYRDGVGGQAGRPSLIARIPVSRILGDPEEESWSPSLNNLEKVVVTDVTSNFLTVTIKESSTDQGFFKEKR